From Pyrenophora tritici-repentis strain M4 chromosome 1, whole genome shotgun sequence, the proteins below share one genomic window:
- a CDS encoding SpeE, Spermidine synthase produces MSSKQKTQKKPKAAKEAQKQTPRMTAPEFLISIGRAMALLLIAGVASPISQLNLSPVYGSIPASLHHQRTMTLTAVAALLVRRGLKSYVSVNVSQYIAVVAYWTPVIQFLLFQYSEKLGIEYGPFIVESLTYFPLLFLSVYGAMDFFDCFDLIGYQSSPLKEAIIPTASYFTISTVAKMSSALIPNFIGTSIYFTRIGMQLLLASASAFLTPSRVIVFAFPAILHTLWANPHHPSAHGFQLANSTLQATQNFTILARQESITGYVSVIENDADNAFRLLRCDHSLLGGEWLSALVIGLGIGTAPNAMIAHGLNTTIVELDPVVHYYATKYFNLSPKHTAVIDDATAYVARTSVSAPGSFDYIMHDVFTGGAEPVYLFTTEFMQGLYDLLKDDGVVAINYAGDLSLGSTKLVLNTIHAIFPACRLFRDTPPREDHKEGDADFINMVVFCVKRDHELGKKAIRFRDATAKDLLGSLARNNFLQPREALEVKYEFVREEEGGKVMGNKDVGALEKFHKDGAVSHWRIMRSVLPAGVWEMW; encoded by the exons ATGTCTTCAAAACAAAAGACGCAGAAGAAGCCAAAGGCGGCCAAGGAGGCGCAGAAACAGACTCCGCGTATGACGGCACcggaatttctcatcagtATCGGAAGGGCAATGGCACTTCTGTTAATTGCAGGCGTTGCATCTCCCATTTCGCAGCTCAACTTGTCGCCCGTCTATGGATCCATTCCAGCATCCCTGCACCACCAGCGGACTATGACACTCACTGCCGTCGCAGCCCTGCTGGTAAGACGAGGACTCAAGAGCTATGTGTCTGTGAATGTTTCCCAGTACATCGCTGTGGTTGCATACTGGACGCCTGTTATACAATTCCTGCTCTTCCAGTACAGTGAGAAACTCGGTATTGAGTACGGACCATTCATCGTCGAATCCCTAACATACTTCCCTCTGCTATTCCTATCGGTTTACGGCGCCATGGACTTCTTCGATTGCTTCGATCTTATTGGATATCAGTCATCACCATTGAAGGAGGCCATCATTCCTACCGCATCGTACTTTACCATTTCTACCGTGGCCAAGATGAGCAGCGCGCTCATTCCAAACTTCATCGGCACATCCATCTACTTCACCCGCATTGGAATGCAGTTGTTGCTCGCATCTGCCTCTGCTTTCCTCACCCCATCCCGCGTCATCGTCTTCGCTTTTCCAGCTATCCTTCACACACTTTGGGCCAACCCGCATCATCCCTCGGCTCACGGCTTCCAACTGGCAAACTCTACTCTCCAAGCCACGCAAAACTTTACAATTCTTGCTCGCCAAGAATCAATCACAGGCTACGTCTCCGTCATCGAAAATGACGCAGACAATGCCTTCCGCCTCCTCCGCTGCGACCACTCCCTCCTCGGAGGCGAATGGCTC TCGGCTTTGGTAATCGGTCTCGGCATCGGCACCGCACCCAACGCCATGATCGCCCACGGCCTCAACACCACCATCGTCGAGCTCGACCCCGTCGTACACTACTACGCAACCAAGTACTTCAACCTGAGTCCCAAACACACGGCCGTCATCGACGACGCCACCGCCTACGTCGCCCGCACCTCCGTGTCCGCCCCAGGAAGCTTCGACTACATCATGCACGACGTCTTCACGGGCGGCGCAGAACCCGTCTACCTCTTCACCACAGAATTCATGCAAGGTCTGTACGACCTCCTTAAAGACGACGGCGTCGTCGCGATAAACTACGCCGGAGACCTCAGTCTAGGCTCCACCAAACTCGTCCTCAACACCATCCACGCCATCTTCCCCGCCTGCCGCCTCTTTCGCGACACGCCGCCGCGCGAAGACCATAAAGAGGGTGATGCCGATTTCATCAACATGGTTGTTTTTTGCGTGAAAAGAGATCATGAGTTGGGGAAGAAGGCTATTCGGTTTAGGGATGCGACGGCAAAGGATTTGCTGGGTAGTCTTGCGAGGAATAACTTTTTACAGCCGAGGGAGGCATTGGAGGTCAAGTATGAGTTTGTGAGGGAGGAAGAAGGCGGGAAGGTCATGGGGAATAAGGATGTAGGGGCTTTGGAGAAGTTTCATAAGGATGGCGCGGTTAGTCATTGGAGGATTATGAGGAGTGTGTTGCCGGCGGGGGTGTGGGAGATGTGGTAA
- a CDS encoding DUF2052 domain containing protein, with product MAPLVLRPANAPDAAKHPAATYTTEDMDMDDDVDDTLLREQMRQQQDERAQRLQAKNRRKRYLEVHPEYFSDASLELADPLLYDRLIRRFQSASEREAEGRKKGFSGQMSADLWRAEAKKDALSQPDPNSLFTYSRGPQGEIVEEDKDDIPMTKEEGQAWWVDEMTQRFLRGGDDDFDYAKLVDGNAQYDDPEQERDLEEAYFESMESDFDSDGEGKEKVLVGETGIQDY from the coding sequence ATGGCGCCTCTCGTCCTCCGACCTGCGAATGCGCCGGATGCCGCAAAGCACCCCGCCGCGACATACACAACCGAGGATATGGACATGGACGACGACGTAGATGATACCCTTCTGCGCGAGCAAATGCGCCAGCAGCAAGATGAACGCGCACAACGACTCCAAGCAAAAAACCGGCGTAAACGCTACCTCGAAGTGCATCCCGAGTACTTCTCCGATGCCTCGCTCGAACTCGCCGATCCGCTCCTTTACGACCGCCTCATACGCCGCTTCCAATCAGCATCAGAGCGCGAAGCCGAAGGACGAAAAAAGGGCTTCTCAGGTCAAATGTCCGCGGATCTCTGGCGCGCAGAGGCGAAGAAAGACGCGCTGTCGCAACCCGACCCCAACTCGCTCTTCACATATAGCCGCGGACCGCAAGGGGAGATTGTAGAAGAAGACAAGGACGATATCCCCATGACAAAAGAGGAAGGCCAGGCATGGTGGGTGGACGAGATGACACAACGCTTTCTACGAGGCGGCGACGACGACTTCGACTATGCCAAGCTCGTCGACGGCAATGCCCAGTACGATGATCCAGAGCAGGAGAGGGATTTGGAAGAGGCCTACTTTGAGAGTATGGAGAGCGATTTTGATTCGGATGGGGAGGGCAAGGAGAAGGTGTTGGTGGGGGAGACGGGTATACAGGATTATTGA